In the Leptotrichia sp. oral taxon 223 genome, TCCGCCACATTGGAGCTGGTTTCATTATCACTTTGCCAAGCGTGGTTATCCAAGTCTTTCAGTTCTTTCTTTTTATTGCGGACAGTAGATAGGGCTTTACGATTCGCTACAATTTCCACATTCATTGACGTATCAATCGGGAATGTAAATTGCTGTTGCTGGTAGTAGAAGATTTCAGAGGACGGGAAGTCCAGTTCTCCGACAATGCTGTTAATGGTAAAGTAAGCTACATAGACGGTTTCATCTTCCTGCTGGATTTTCAAATATCGCTGTTTTTCTTCCACCAAACAGCGAGTAGGCTTAATCAAGTCATAGTATTTAATCAGCGTTTCATTATCCAGCTTTTTCTTTGATAGATGGTACTCATACTCTTCATAGGCAGTGCCTGTCTGTCCGTAAAGGTGTTCAATCAGATAGCCGAAGTCGTCCTTATCTAACCTGCGGATTTTGAAACGACGAGAGATTTTATTTTCTAAGAGCTTTTCCATCTTCTGAAAACGCAGGATTTCATCATTACTCATACTAACAAAATCGCCCATCAGCTTATGGTTCACATCATAGACAAAATCAGACAAAGCATTTTTTGCTTCAACGGTAAGACTTTTCATAGAAAACTCCTGATCGTTGAGAAGCAACTTAAAGCCGATAAAGAAACGGTAGTTCACTTGATTTTCGCCAATCATGGATATTAAAGCGTCTGTCTGTTGGTCGATTTTGTCATAGGCAACCGCTTTGAGCTTGCCAGTGACTTCATTTTTGGAACGCTCTTGTGCAGAACGTATGCTGGATTCTGTACTGATTTGTAAAGCATGAATTTTGCCATCACGATTTTGTGCGATAAGCTGTCTGAAAGAATCATGCACTTGTATTTTCTGTTCTGGACTTAGAAATGAGTAATTGTAAGGAACAAGCTCATAGTAAGCATAACATTCCCCGTCTTTATTCCAGACGAGATTGTTTTCAATGTATTTAATTGGATATGCCATAAAATTCACTCCTAACTGCTGTAATGGCTTCTTGTGGCTGGTTTCTGCCAAGCGTTACTTTTTTTCCTGCATAGGTCAGCTTTGGTCGCAGTGCATAAGCAATGACAGACTTCAAAAATCCATAAGGCTTTTTACCATCAAAAGTTTTTGTAGACATAAACCATGTGAAAGCCACAGGAATCCCAAAGTATTTGAGAAATGCTCCCTCTATCATGGAAAGAGGGGGCAAGTTGCCAAGTATCATCACTGCAAAGAGTGACACGACAAACCATGTCATTTGCGTAAAGGTTATGGGAAACGGAAGTCTAAAATCATTGATAGAATACAGTACCTTTTCCACAGACCAGATACTGGTATAGCTTCGTATTTTCTTCATGTAATCAATCCTTTCATAAAAAATAGGGGTAGCTGATTGAGCCACCCCGTAAAATAGAAAATCTGCCAGTAGTAATGTACCGACAGATTTAATAGACGATTTCAAAAATCCCATGATTGGTTGAGATAAACGTTCCTGAAAGGTCTAAATCCCGACCATAGGCTTGATAATCAATATAGTTTTGAAGACTAGCTGGTACTTCGCCTAAAGCACCCGTTTCTTCAATGTAGTAGCGTGCCACGTCATACATATCATCACAATCGGAATGAATGATAATATCCTCTTGATGTTCGCTTAGTTCTTCAATGCTTGAAAAATGAGTGAGCAGAGCAGATAGCTCCGATTGTAATTCTTCGGGTAATTCCGATACCATTTCCCATAGTCGATTGAGTTCGCCAATGGAAGTGTATTCGTCAACCGTAAAGGGTAACTCGTAGTCATGAATGGCGTATTCCTCATATTCATCATTCAAGCCGATTTTCTCTTTGACTTCCTCAAAGTCAATGGGAAAGGTAAACCACGCACCGACCAATTCGCCCTCATTGTATTTGCCTAAATTCGCAATATAGACTTGCATATCGTCCATATATTCACGTCCTTTCTTTGTAGAGATTCAAAAATCCCTACCGCACTTCGTTTGGTGTACCATTCCTTTGCGGAACATAAGAAAACCACTTATATTCCACAAAAGAACGGTTTTATTTAAGCACCAATAATGCGATTGAATAGCTCTAGTAAAATGTCTTTTACTCCAGCAGCGTTGAAGACTAAGCCAACCGCAATAATCGCAATAATTAAAAAGCCAATCAGTTTGCTAAACTCACGCTTGAAGCCAAGATACAAGCCAATCACAACGATTGCTAAAAGCACCAGTGATTGAGCGTTTGATAGAAACCAGTTATAAAGGTTTTGTCCAAAATTCATAAAAATGTTCTCCTCTCTATATTCAATGAATTTGTATTTGAGTTATTTTTTTGTTGTTATCACGTCCTGTTCTTTTACTGACTGTTGCTTCAAAATCTGCTTGTGTCGGTCTGTCAGTTTCGCATGGTCGAGAATGTCTTTTACAACCTGCGTCTGGTTGATTTCATCAAGTTTAATCGCAACCTTTAAGGTCGGGGCAACTTGATGAGATAGCCAGTTCAGCGTCCTTTGGAAGGAGTAAGGCTCTGGTTTTGTGGTTAGTTTTAATCGTTCACGATTGTTCCCAATAAACCAAGCCCATTCTTCATTCAGTTTCCAATCAGAACGAGGTTTGGAATCGTCTTTATCTACAAAACGGATATACCGATTGATAATTTTAAAGGCGGTATGCTCTGGATTGTCATAGACGAGTAAATCACGGACTGCATAATAGGCACGCTCATTTTTCAATCGAATCTCAAAACGGTTTTTTACTTCTGCGTCTTCAATGGGAATATCATTTTTCTTGTACTGCTCGTAGTCCTTTTCATAGATACAGAAATAAACTTCACTTTGTAATGAACCGATATAGAGGGTGTTTCCCATACATTCCTTTTCCTCTTTGCGTACCAGTTCGCCACTGCGATAGCTTTTAAAACTGCGGAAGACGGAGATACATTCTTCCTGTTGGCACTTTTCAGTGAGTACAGGGATATTCAAAATCCCTGTCTTATCGTTAATGGCAAGGTCAAGGCGTTTCATCACACCGCCAGCCACCAAAACGTCCATAAAGAACTCATACCAGCTTCTTTGTTGTGCCAGAAGATAGCTTTCAAATTGTCTGCACCCACGACCTTTCAATTCCACCAGAACTCCTTTGTCCAGTTCATGGGAGCAAAGGACGAATATGTCGCCTAAAGCATAATGCTCTGAATAAGAATAGAAACCATAGTCCTCATGAAGAAAATAGGACAGTTTCAGTTGTAAGATGTTTTCGACCACCTGCTGTACGTCTGTTGTCGGAAAGCGAATCCTTACATAATCAAACAGCATTTCAAGGGGAGCGTCGGGATTGAAGCGTTCCAGAGCTTCCCAAAGGGACTGCTGTAAATCCTCTGATGGCTTGACTTTTCCTGTTTCAATATCGCTTAGATACTGCCTTGTAATACCAGTCGCAACAGCTAAACGGTTTTGAGATAGTCCATAAGCCAAGCGTTTTTCTTTTAAATGCTGTAACCAAGTTTGTTCATTCAGTAAAAATCCCTCCAATCAAAAAGGCGTATGTCAACTTTTAAAGCCCATTTGACATACGCTG is a window encoding:
- the mobT gene encoding MobT family relaxase; translation: MEGFLLNEQTWLQHLKEKRLAYGLSQNRLAVATGITRQYLSDIETGKVKPSEDLQQSLWEALERFNPDAPLEMLFDYVRIRFPTTDVQQVVENILQLKLSYFLHEDYGFYSYSEHYALGDIFVLCSHELDKGVLVELKGRGCRQFESYLLAQQRSWYEFFMDVLVAGGVMKRLDLAINDKTGILNIPVLTEKCQQEECISVFRSFKSYRSGELVRKEEKECMGNTLYIGSLQSEVYFCIYEKDYEQYKKNDIPIEDAEVKNRFEIRLKNERAYYAVRDLLVYDNPEHTAFKIINRYIRFVDKDDSKPRSDWKLNEEWAWFIGNNRERLKLTTKPEPYSFQRTLNWLSHQVAPTLKVAIKLDEINQTQVVKDILDHAKLTDRHKQILKQQSVKEQDVITTKK
- a CDS encoding antirestriction protein ArdA, with translation MDDMQVYIANLGKYNEGELVGAWFTFPIDFEEVKEKIGLNDEYEEYAIHDYELPFTVDEYTSIGELNRLWEMVSELPEELQSELSALLTHFSSIEELSEHQEDIIIHSDCDDMYDVARYYIEETGALGEVPASLQNYIDYQAYGRDLDLSGTFISTNHGIFEIVY
- a CDS encoding conjugal transfer protein — encoded protein: MKKIRSYTSIWSVEKVLYSINDFRLPFPITFTQMTWFVVSLFAVMILGNLPPLSMIEGAFLKYFGIPVAFTWFMSTKTFDGKKPYGFLKSVIAYALRPKLTYAGKKVTLGRNQPQEAITAVRSEFYGISN